A window from Cryptomeria japonica chromosome 1, Sugi_1.0, whole genome shotgun sequence encodes these proteins:
- the LOC131858649 gene encoding ankyrin repeat-containing protein At5g02620-like → MEDKSGQPSEGIDRDAYIAAVHPGTEIEFSEHKDALKSTTFGGANNLLHLAASVGNLQVVQQLLKLNPPLVKETNARGITALHLAAQGGFSDVVKALLQQPQSGVDVRNKLNETALFKAYESDDLATVKALFDACPSSLRQKTSEERTCLYVAITRGDSDHSLFQDLVGRILKLPYAKDLIHEKYKDGDTALHIAVGRNDVHIIKRLLEIEPQLCYYVNNNKESPLCIAAKLGHLEALKVLIKTRPDAIEIPNSCGMNVLHLAAQVRQVRIVDYLRETVALSELVNRGLDKPPKKKPLQSGKRKNPAGKKYQFSKITKGDTPLHRYQFSKITKGDTPLHIAARKKHFNMVKSLLGIRG, encoded by the exons ATGGAAGATAAATCTGGACAACCCAGCGAAGGGATCGATCGCGATGCGTACATTGCCGCCGTTCACCCTGGAACAGAAATTGAATTTTCCGAACATAAAGACGCTCTCAAGAGTACTACTTTTGGAGGGGCAAACAACCTTCTACATTTAGCTGCTAGTGTAGGAAATCTACAAGTCGTTCAACAGCTCTTGAAACTCAATCCTCCACTTGTTAAGGAGACCAATGCCCGAGGAATTACTGCGCTGCACTTGGCTGCTCAGGGAGGTTTCTCTGATGTCGTCAAGGCTCTACTCCAACAACCACAAAGTGGTGTCGATGTCCGCAACAAGCTTAATGAAACAGCTCTGTTTAAAGCCTACGAAAGCGATGATTTAGCCACAGTGAAGGCACTGTTTGACGCATGTCCGTCAAGTCTACGGCAAAAGACATCGGAAGAGAGAACCTGTTTATATGTTGCAATAACCAGAGGAGATTCAGATCATTCTCTTTTTCAGG ATTTGGTGGGTCGTATACTAAAGTTACCATATGCAAAAGATTTAATCCATGAGAAGTACAAAGATGGAGATACAGCCTTGCATATAGCTGTTGGCAGAAACGATGTGCATATAATAAAGCGGTTATTAGAGATTGAGCCCCAGCTTTGCTACTATGTTAATAACAACAAAGAATCACCGCTTTGTATAGCAGCGAAATTGGGGCATCTGGAAGCACTAAAAGTGTTGATAAAGACGAGACCGGATGCCATCGAAATACCAAATAGttgtggaatgaatgtgctacactTAGCTGCCCAAGTTAGACAAGTGCGAATTGTTGATTATTTGAGAGAAACAGTAGCCCTGTCGGAACTGGTGAACCGGGGACTTGACAAGCCTCCGAAGAAAAAGCCCCTACAAAGTGGCAAAAGAAAAAATCCGGCTGGGAAAAAATATCAGTTTTCAAAGATAACTAAAGGAGACACACCCCTACATAGATATCAGTTTTCAAAGATAACTAAAGGAGACACACCCCTACATATTGCAGCGAGGAAGAAACACTTCAAT ATGGTGAAATCTTTGCTGGGTATAAGGGGATAA